In one window of Microbacterium natoriense DNA:
- a CDS encoding glycosyltransferase, whose product MTAVRILVIHPGAELYGADRVMLETAAGLCAAGHDVLVALPEHGPLAAELKALGAKIAVGPMFVLRKELLRPRNWVRLLTSAVTGFRAGWQLISRHRPQVAYVSTIVLPQWPLLLRLRRITVVTHVHEAESASAWIVRATLYAPQLWSHAIIANSRFTGDLMTRTIRSLQRRIRVIHNPVPGPPHPTAPRPSLDGIRIGYVGRLSPRKGPAVVVQALAILRARGLDARLSIVGDVFRGYEWFADELAQQIDELGLADAVTRYGYEPDVWPHIAASDVMVVPSLTDESFGNTAVEAVLAERPVIVSDLQGLREAVELYPTTRITPGGDAVKLADTIEAVADAWPEIVGAVPAAAADARTHHSVQRYRDALVELMEIAAARRKPGTHADIGPV is encoded by the coding sequence GTGACAGCCGTGCGCATCCTCGTCATCCATCCCGGGGCTGAGCTCTACGGCGCCGATCGGGTGATGCTCGAAACGGCCGCAGGCCTGTGCGCCGCCGGTCACGACGTGCTCGTGGCGCTGCCCGAGCACGGCCCGCTGGCCGCCGAGCTCAAGGCCCTGGGAGCGAAGATCGCGGTCGGTCCGATGTTCGTGCTCCGCAAGGAGCTGCTGCGGCCACGCAACTGGGTGCGTCTGCTCACGTCCGCGGTCACCGGATTCCGGGCCGGCTGGCAGCTCATCTCCCGCCACCGCCCGCAGGTGGCCTATGTCAGCACCATCGTCCTGCCGCAGTGGCCGCTGCTGCTGCGCCTGCGGCGCATCACGGTCGTGACGCATGTCCACGAGGCGGAGTCCGCATCGGCGTGGATCGTGCGGGCGACGCTGTACGCCCCTCAGCTGTGGTCGCACGCCATCATCGCGAACAGCCGCTTCACCGGCGATCTCATGACTCGCACGATCCGCTCGCTGCAGCGCCGGATCCGCGTGATCCACAACCCGGTCCCCGGCCCCCCGCACCCCACCGCTCCCCGTCCGAGCCTCGACGGCATCCGCATCGGCTATGTCGGACGCCTGTCGCCACGCAAGGGGCCGGCCGTCGTCGTGCAGGCGCTTGCGATACTGCGCGCGCGCGGGCTTGACGCGCGGCTGTCGATCGTGGGCGACGTGTTCCGCGGGTACGAGTGGTTCGCCGACGAGCTGGCGCAGCAGATCGATGAGCTCGGTCTGGCGGACGCCGTCACCCGGTACGGGTACGAGCCCGACGTCTGGCCGCACATCGCCGCGTCCGACGTGATGGTGGTTCCGTCGTTGACCGACGAGTCGTTCGGCAACACCGCCGTGGAGGCGGTGCTCGCGGAGCGTCCGGTCATCGTGAGCGACCTGCAAGGTCTCCGAGAGGCCGTGGAGCTGTATCCGACGACCCGGATCACGCCCGGCGGTGATGCTGTGAAGCTCGCCGATACGATCGAAGCCGTCGCCGATGCGTGGCCGGAGATCGTCGGCGCCGTACCCGCCGCAGCAGCGGACGCCAGGACGCATCACTCCGTCCAGAGGTATCGCGACGCACTCGTCGAGCTGATGGAGATCGCGGCCGCGCGTAGGAAACCTGGAACGCACGCAGATATCGGGCCCGTCTGA
- a CDS encoding arsenate reductase/protein-tyrosine-phosphatase family protein — MVARVLFVCAQNICRSPLMAAAFSQAIAASPVEGRIDWSVDSAGVDADPGRRACRVAAEVVTGVAGHRSSLLTPTMLDDADLVIAASLAERAAIARLRPAARTRAFTLREALLLDSGGPIVAEGLPQYAAALDARRGTVEPPRAPAFRWRRDRGNPLDVVDVHTFGSRPHHRGLTSAAEDAALLARRVLRALDPASAL, encoded by the coding sequence ATGGTCGCGAGAGTCCTGTTCGTGTGTGCGCAGAACATCTGCCGCTCCCCGCTGATGGCAGCCGCCTTCTCACAGGCGATCGCGGCATCGCCCGTTGAGGGACGGATCGACTGGTCCGTCGACAGCGCAGGCGTCGACGCGGATCCCGGGCGGCGTGCGTGCAGGGTCGCCGCCGAGGTCGTGACGGGTGTCGCGGGGCATCGCTCGAGCCTGTTGACCCCGACCATGCTCGATGACGCCGACCTGGTGATCGCCGCTTCGCTGGCCGAACGCGCGGCGATCGCTCGATTGCGACCCGCCGCGCGGACACGGGCCTTCACGTTGCGTGAGGCGCTCCTGCTGGACAGTGGAGGACCCATCGTCGCTGAGGGCCTGCCGCAGTATGCGGCGGCGCTGGACGCTCGCCGGGGCACCGTCGAGCCGCCGCGCGCCCCTGCGTTCCGGTGGCGTCGTGACAGGGGCAACCCGCTGGACGTCGTCGACGTCCACACATTCGGTTCGCGCCCCCACCACCGGGGTCTCACCTCGGCGGCCGAGGATGCCGCGCTCCTCGCGCGCCGTGTGCTGCGGGCGCTCGATCCGGCCTCTGCGCTCTGA
- a CDS encoding glycosyltransferase: MSKGNVLTIAMVGTRGVPAAYGGFETAVEEVGKRLAERGHDVVVYTRGSESRDTEYLGMRVVHLPAMPVKQIETLSHTGLSALHLMARRRPDAAFVFNAANSPFLPLLRARGIPTALHMDGLEWRRSKWGPRGKAYYRWAEQFGVRTGDALIADAPGIADYYAHQFQVPTEMIRYGAPILDEVDEGRIDELGLTAKGYHLVVARFEPENHVLEIVDGYRRSTAALPLVVVGSAPYSSEYTQRIQQAAAGDERIRLVGGVYDQALLDALYFHALTYDHGHSVGGTNPSLLRAMGAGAAVIAFDVPFNREVLDGDGWFFTGPDDVASAFEAAEADAAVTRARGERAKDRARAAFRWNDVTDAYENLARRLAAGESVHRVARKARRSRHEW; this comes from the coding sequence ATGAGCAAGGGGAACGTCCTCACCATCGCGATGGTGGGGACCCGAGGGGTGCCTGCGGCATACGGCGGATTCGAGACGGCAGTCGAAGAGGTGGGCAAGCGCTTGGCCGAGCGCGGCCATGACGTCGTCGTGTACACACGCGGTTCCGAGAGCCGTGACACGGAGTATCTCGGGATGCGGGTGGTGCATCTGCCCGCCATGCCCGTGAAGCAGATCGAGACCCTCAGCCACACCGGCCTCTCGGCGCTGCATCTGATGGCCCGACGTCGCCCGGATGCCGCGTTCGTCTTCAACGCGGCGAACTCGCCGTTCCTGCCATTGCTGCGCGCCCGCGGCATTCCGACGGCACTGCACATGGACGGCCTCGAGTGGAGGCGCTCCAAGTGGGGGCCGCGGGGAAAGGCGTACTACCGCTGGGCGGAGCAGTTCGGCGTCCGCACCGGCGACGCGCTGATCGCCGACGCACCCGGCATCGCCGACTACTACGCGCATCAATTCCAGGTTCCCACCGAGATGATCCGCTACGGGGCCCCGATCCTCGACGAGGTCGACGAGGGACGCATCGACGAGCTCGGTCTCACCGCCAAGGGGTATCACCTCGTCGTCGCCCGTTTCGAACCCGAGAACCACGTGCTCGAGATCGTCGACGGCTACAGACGCAGCACCGCCGCTCTTCCGCTCGTGGTCGTGGGCTCCGCTCCCTACAGCAGCGAGTACACCCAGCGGATCCAGCAGGCCGCAGCCGGAGACGAGCGCATCCGCCTGGTCGGCGGCGTCTACGATCAGGCGCTGCTCGACGCCCTCTACTTCCACGCCCTCACGTACGATCACGGCCACTCCGTCGGAGGCACGAACCCGTCCCTGCTGCGGGCGATGGGCGCCGGCGCCGCCGTGATCGCCTTCGACGTGCCGTTCAACCGGGAGGTGCTCGACGGCGACGGGTGGTTCTTCACGGGTCCCGACGACGTCGCGAGCGCCTTCGAAGCGGCCGAGGCGGATGCCGCGGTCACGCGGGCGAGGGGCGAACGCGCGAAGGATCGCGCTCGGGCGGCGTTCCGCTGGAACGACGTCACCGACGCGTATGAGAATCTGGCCAGACGCCTGGCCGCGGGCGAAAGCGTGCATCGCGTCGCGCGGAAGGCACGGCGGAGCCGCCACGAATGGTGA
- a CDS encoding sugar transferase, giving the protein MTSVEDAVSIARTGSVFLPVSAPRVTRVAPRPAIAPRVSATLERRRQWERRYRMRLRVTDAVVILFAVGVTAAIQMVVGAAGEEALRDGILLGALWYLTLSALHTRDAALFRASAAEYRSVAHASGLAFGATAMIGVLLDWQHLQLVLLVGMPVGLLALLITRWAWRNWLGAQRVHGRFTSRTLVVGNRDDVEYVVRTLHPIGASGYQVVGATLLDGNARDVEIDGTHFPVLGNVNTVAAIAAERGADTIIVASRPDGDPEFIKKLSWQLEGTASELVLSSRLTDVAGPRISFAPVEGLPLIQVQIPTYEGGRHVLKRALDVVVATIALIPIALATPFIALFVKLDSPGPLFFFQERVGRDGRTFKMVKFRSMKTDAEQQLSALKAQNEGAGLLFKMKDDPRVTRVGRILRKLSLDELPQFWNVLTGDMSVVGPRPPLPSEVTAYDGTVFRRLYIKPGITGLWQVSGRSDLSWDESVRLDLRYVENWSVMNDLQIMWRTAKVMVQPSGAY; this is encoded by the coding sequence ATGACCTCCGTCGAAGATGCTGTCAGCATCGCACGCACGGGCTCGGTCTTCCTGCCGGTCTCTGCACCACGGGTCACCAGGGTGGCACCTCGCCCGGCCATCGCGCCGCGCGTGTCCGCCACTCTCGAGCGGCGCCGCCAGTGGGAGCGCCGCTACCGGATGCGACTGCGGGTCACGGATGCTGTCGTCATCCTGTTCGCGGTCGGTGTCACCGCAGCGATCCAGATGGTCGTCGGCGCGGCAGGGGAAGAGGCCCTGCGCGACGGCATCCTGCTGGGTGCGCTCTGGTATCTGACGCTCAGTGCGCTGCACACCCGGGATGCAGCGCTGTTCCGCGCCAGTGCCGCCGAGTACCGCAGCGTCGCGCACGCCAGCGGTCTCGCATTCGGGGCGACCGCGATGATCGGGGTGCTGCTCGACTGGCAGCATCTGCAGCTCGTGCTGCTCGTCGGCATGCCCGTCGGCCTGCTCGCGCTGCTGATCACGCGGTGGGCGTGGCGCAACTGGCTGGGTGCGCAGCGCGTGCACGGTCGATTCACGTCGCGCACGCTCGTCGTCGGCAACCGCGATGACGTCGAGTACGTGGTCCGCACGCTGCACCCGATCGGCGCCTCGGGCTACCAGGTCGTCGGCGCCACGCTCCTCGACGGGAACGCCCGTGACGTCGAGATCGACGGCACGCACTTCCCCGTGCTGGGCAACGTCAACACGGTCGCCGCGATCGCCGCCGAGCGGGGGGCCGACACGATCATCGTGGCGAGCCGGCCCGACGGCGATCCGGAGTTCATCAAGAAGCTGAGCTGGCAGCTGGAGGGCACGGCATCCGAGCTCGTGCTCTCCAGCCGCCTGACCGACGTCGCGGGTCCCCGGATCTCCTTCGCCCCGGTCGAGGGCCTGCCCCTGATCCAGGTGCAGATTCCGACTTACGAAGGCGGTCGTCACGTGCTCAAGCGGGCTCTCGACGTCGTCGTGGCGACGATCGCGCTGATCCCGATCGCCCTGGCGACGCCGTTCATCGCTCTGTTCGTGAAGCTCGACTCGCCGGGCCCGCTGTTCTTCTTCCAGGAGCGGGTCGGCCGCGACGGTCGCACGTTCAAGATGGTGAAGTTCCGCTCCATGAAGACGGATGCCGAGCAGCAGCTGTCTGCACTCAAGGCGCAGAACGAGGGCGCCGGACTCCTGTTCAAGATGAAGGACGACCCCCGGGTCACGCGTGTCGGAAGGATCCTGCGCAAGCTCTCGCTCGACGAGCTGCCGCAGTTCTGGAACGTGCTGACGGGCGACATGAGCGTGGTCGGTCCCCGTCCGCCCCTGCCCAGCGAGGTCACGGCCTACGACGGAACCGTGTTCCGCCGCCTGTACATCAAACCCGGCATCACCGGCCTCTGGCAGGTCTCCGGACGCAGCGACCTGTCATGGGACGAGAGCGTCCGCCTCGACCTGCGCTACGTCGAGAACTGGTCTGTCATGAACGATCTGCAGATCATGTGGCGCACCGCCAAGGTCATGGTGCAGCCGAGCGGGGCATACTGA
- a CDS encoding low temperature requirement protein A, translated as MTATSTTRFHLSRMNPRDPAQPHRAASTLELFFDLVFVVAVSAASAQLHHALSHGEFVHGITSYGMLFFAIWWAWMNFTWFATSFDTDDWLYRVTTIVQMGGVLVLAAGVPQAFEGNFTVPVIGYIVMRFAMIAQWLRATRAADGPLRSATVRYALGIGAAQVLWILFLLVPSGPVQLVLFVVFALIEIAVPVFAEYRHQTPWHPHHITERYGLFTLIVLGESLLASANAIIEAIDDAESLAPLVWISVLTLVVTASLWWIYFWPPHHRAITSFRRSLRYGYTHFFVFAAAAAFSAGIEVQLDMLTHVSHISPVAASLTVSLPIAIFLLGIWWIAIRDNADRIVNVVVPLGAALVLLDAFIPTSIAITAFVMVGIVVVLVVRPPIGEDADVTRSE; from the coding sequence GTGACCGCCACTTCCACGACCCGCTTCCATCTCAGCCGGATGAACCCGCGCGACCCTGCGCAGCCTCACCGCGCAGCCAGCACGCTCGAGCTCTTCTTCGATCTGGTGTTCGTGGTGGCCGTGAGCGCCGCGTCCGCGCAGCTGCACCACGCGCTCAGCCACGGCGAGTTCGTGCACGGCATCACGTCGTACGGGATGCTGTTCTTCGCGATCTGGTGGGCCTGGATGAACTTCACCTGGTTCGCGACCTCGTTCGACACCGACGACTGGCTCTACCGCGTCACCACGATCGTCCAGATGGGCGGCGTGCTCGTGCTCGCGGCCGGCGTTCCGCAGGCGTTCGAGGGGAACTTCACGGTTCCCGTCATCGGCTACATCGTGATGCGCTTCGCGATGATCGCCCAGTGGCTGCGTGCGACACGTGCGGCCGACGGCCCGCTCCGGTCTGCGACCGTCCGCTACGCGCTCGGGATCGGGGCGGCTCAGGTCCTCTGGATCCTCTTCCTCCTCGTCCCCAGCGGTCCCGTGCAGCTCGTGCTCTTCGTCGTCTTCGCCCTCATCGAGATCGCCGTGCCCGTCTTCGCCGAATACCGGCACCAGACGCCGTGGCATCCGCACCACATCACCGAGAGGTACGGTCTGTTCACGCTCATCGTGCTCGGTGAGAGCCTGCTCGCCTCGGCGAACGCGATCATCGAAGCGATCGATGATGCCGAGTCGCTCGCTCCGCTGGTGTGGATCTCGGTGCTGACGCTCGTGGTGACCGCATCCCTGTGGTGGATCTACTTCTGGCCGCCGCACCACCGCGCGATCACGAGCTTCCGCAGATCGCTGCGCTACGGCTACACCCACTTCTTCGTCTTCGCCGCGGCCGCGGCGTTCTCCGCCGGCATCGAAGTCCAGCTCGACATGCTGACGCATGTGAGCCACATCAGCCCGGTCGCCGCCTCGTTGACGGTCTCGCTGCCCATCGCGATCTTCCTGCTCGGCATCTGGTGGATCGCCATCCGCGACAACGCCGACCGCATCGTGAACGTCGTGGTGCCGCTCGGCGCCGCGCTGGTCCTGCTCGACGCGTTCATCCCCACGTCGATCGCCATCACGGCCTTCGTGATGGTCGGCATCGTGGTCGTGCTGGTCGTGCGGCCGCCCATCGGCGAGGACGCAGACGTCACCCGATCCGAGTAG
- a CDS encoding TetR/AcrR family transcriptional regulator has translation MTTAGERAVRGSVDKFAQRRRMLALSASATIAERGFAHTGLRDIAKHSALSHGSLHYYFTDKDDLIAEAVWLFKSECARRYDGIVATSQSGEELAVRVSEEMTRTLRDEASMHRLWYDLRNQALFETGFGDTIVRIDGVLEEMVWAILTRHAELVGRTIALTPPFAYALVDGMFQHALIRFIRGDVDAIDRLRRECEGLILASA, from the coding sequence ATGACGACAGCCGGCGAGCGAGCGGTGCGCGGCAGCGTCGACAAGTTCGCGCAGCGTCGGCGGATGCTCGCCCTTTCAGCCAGTGCCACCATCGCCGAGCGCGGTTTCGCCCACACCGGCCTGCGCGACATCGCCAAGCACTCCGCGCTGTCGCACGGCTCGCTGCACTACTACTTCACCGACAAGGACGACCTGATCGCTGAGGCCGTCTGGCTGTTCAAGTCCGAATGCGCCCGGCGGTACGACGGGATCGTCGCCACCTCTCAAAGCGGCGAAGAGCTCGCCGTCCGCGTCTCCGAGGAGATGACGAGGACGCTGCGAGACGAGGCGTCGATGCACCGGCTCTGGTACGACCTGCGCAACCAGGCTCTGTTCGAGACCGGCTTCGGCGACACGATCGTGCGCATCGACGGAGTGCTCGAGGAGATGGTGTGGGCGATCCTCACGCGGCACGCCGAGCTGGTCGGCCGCACGATCGCACTCACGCCTCCGTTCGCCTACGCCCTCGTCGACGGGATGTTCCAGCACGCCCTGATCCGCTTCATCCGCGGCGACGTCGATGCGATCGACCGTCTGCGTCGCGAGTGCGAGGGTCTCATCCTCGCGTCGGCCTGA
- a CDS encoding intradiol ring-cleavage dioxygenase: MSRVPEPTQTPEGPAYEGRLLDHPHEEVVDQGAPFDIRTLLTRRGVLGLAGIGVGAVVLAACAPTDPTSGAGATASTAAGGEIPDETAGPYPGDGSNGPDVLEDSGIIRSDITTSIDGSATADGVPLIFEFQVLDMANEDAPFEGVAVYAWHCSAQGEYSMYSAGLEDVTYLRGVQVADAQGKVSFTSVFPGCYSGRWPHIHFEVYPDVDSLSDSANAIATSQMAMPEPASAEVYAGSAYAGSAQNLAQVTLASDSVFGDDSGATQLATITGDASSGYKATLVVRVDTSTASGAGSAPGSGGQGGPAGSSRPPAG, translated from the coding sequence ATGAGCCGCGTTCCGGAACCGACCCAGACCCCTGAGGGCCCCGCCTACGAGGGCCGCCTGCTGGACCATCCGCATGAAGAGGTGGTCGACCAGGGCGCCCCCTTCGACATCCGCACGCTGCTCACCCGACGCGGGGTGCTCGGTCTCGCCGGCATCGGCGTCGGCGCGGTCGTCCTCGCCGCGTGCGCCCCGACGGACCCGACCTCGGGAGCCGGCGCCACAGCATCCACAGCAGCGGGTGGGGAGATCCCGGATGAGACCGCCGGCCCCTATCCGGGCGACGGATCGAACGGGCCCGACGTGCTCGAGGACTCCGGGATCATCCGCAGCGACATCACCACGTCCATCGACGGCTCGGCGACAGCTGACGGCGTACCGCTGATCTTCGAGTTCCAGGTGCTCGACATGGCGAACGAGGATGCACCGTTCGAGGGCGTCGCGGTGTACGCCTGGCACTGCAGCGCGCAGGGGGAGTACTCGATGTACTCGGCAGGTCTGGAGGACGTCACGTACCTGCGAGGTGTGCAGGTGGCGGATGCCCAGGGCAAGGTCTCGTTCACCTCGGTCTTCCCCGGGTGCTACTCGGGGCGCTGGCCCCACATCCACTTCGAGGTCTACCCCGACGTGGACTCCCTCAGCGACTCGGCGAACGCGATCGCGACCTCGCAGATGGCGATGCCGGAACCGGCCAGCGCCGAGGTGTACGCCGGGTCGGCCTACGCGGGCTCTGCGCAGAACCTCGCTCAGGTCACGCTCGCGAGCGACAGCGTCTTCGGCGACGACTCGGGCGCGACACAGCTCGCGACGATCACGGGTGACGCGAGCAGCGGCTACAAGGCGACCCTCGTCGTACGCGTCGACACGAGTACCGCCTCGGGTGCAGGGTCGGCGCCCGGCAGTGGCGGCCAGGGCGGGCCCGCAGGCAGCAGCCGACCGCCGGCCGGGTGA
- a CDS encoding fatty acid desaturase family protein: MISITQVDKTAATLGPVRQTYSGNADFPPMAQAYKQVSQVVKETGLLQRAGWFYAVVGAGIVLALGGAITGFILLGDSWFQLLIAGALGIIFTQIAFLSHEAAHRQILSSGPANFRLARILAGSIGMSYSWWDSKHTKHHGNPNQVGKDPDIQVDTISFLETDAAQSRGLIRLITRKQGWLFFPLLTLEGLNLHYIGLKHLMTKKNVKGRWIELGIIAVRFAIILIPVFMMLPLGMAFAFMGVQLAVFGVYMGASFAPNHKGMPIIDPNARLDFFSKQVRTSRNIRGGWWATTLMGGLNYQVEHHLFPSMPRPHLAKAREIVRDYCAANDVPYTETSLGRSYAIVIAYLNRVGLAAGADPFDCPAVAQFGRA; encoded by the coding sequence ATCATCTCCATCACACAGGTCGATAAGACCGCCGCAACTCTCGGGCCGGTGCGCCAGACGTACTCCGGCAACGCCGACTTCCCGCCTATGGCGCAGGCCTACAAGCAGGTCTCGCAGGTCGTCAAGGAGACCGGGCTGCTGCAGCGCGCCGGCTGGTTCTACGCCGTCGTCGGCGCTGGCATCGTCCTCGCGCTCGGCGGAGCCATCACGGGCTTCATCCTCCTCGGCGACAGCTGGTTCCAGCTGCTGATCGCCGGGGCTCTCGGCATCATCTTCACGCAGATCGCCTTCCTCTCCCATGAGGCCGCGCATCGGCAGATCCTCAGCTCGGGCCCCGCGAACTTCCGTCTCGCCCGCATCCTCGCCGGCAGCATCGGCATGAGCTACTCCTGGTGGGACTCCAAGCACACCAAGCACCACGGCAACCCGAATCAGGTCGGCAAGGATCCCGACATCCAGGTCGACACGATCTCGTTCCTCGAGACGGATGCCGCGCAGTCGCGCGGCCTGATCCGGCTGATCACCCGCAAGCAGGGGTGGCTGTTCTTCCCGCTGCTCACGCTCGAGGGTCTCAACCTGCACTACATCGGGCTGAAGCACCTGATGACCAAGAAGAACGTGAAGGGTCGCTGGATCGAGCTCGGCATCATCGCCGTGCGCTTCGCGATCATCCTGATCCCCGTCTTCATGATGCTGCCGCTCGGAATGGCGTTCGCGTTCATGGGCGTGCAGCTCGCCGTCTTCGGCGTCTACATGGGAGCGTCGTTCGCCCCGAACCACAAGGGCATGCCGATCATCGATCCGAACGCCCGCCTCGACTTCTTCTCGAAGCAGGTCCGCACCTCGCGCAACATCCGCGGCGGCTGGTGGGCGACGACGCTCATGGGCGGCCTCAACTACCAGGTCGAGCATCACCTGTTCCCGAGCATGCCTCGCCCGCACCTCGCGAAGGCACGCGAGATCGTGCGCGACTACTGCGCGGCGAATGACGTGCCGTACACCGAGACGAGTCTCGGCCGTTCGTACGCCATCGTGATCGCGTACCTCAACCGCGTGGGTCTCGCCGCAGGCGCCGATCCTTTCGACTGCCCCGCAGTGGCGCAGTTCGGTCGCGCATAA
- a CDS encoding MarR family winged helix-turn-helix transcriptional regulator, translating into MDLAYELHDLVRTLDRAAERMLRPEGLSYSRYVALVIVCEHPGLTGRDLARGLGVSEPAASGLIKALLRDDLIENSAGPGDGNMRRLHATVAGHDKQQQCAELLGDSLDRNARAIGVDPAQLALTIRTLHDEVRIVRTDISEEPS; encoded by the coding sequence ATGGATCTCGCATACGAACTGCATGACCTGGTCCGCACACTCGACCGTGCGGCGGAGCGGATGCTTCGCCCAGAGGGGCTCAGCTACAGCCGCTATGTCGCGCTCGTCATCGTGTGCGAGCACCCCGGACTCACCGGGCGCGATCTCGCCCGCGGCCTCGGGGTCAGCGAGCCGGCGGCCAGCGGACTGATCAAAGCGCTGCTTCGCGACGATCTCATCGAGAACTCGGCGGGCCCGGGTGACGGCAACATGCGCCGGCTTCACGCCACCGTCGCCGGTCATGACAAGCAGCAGCAGTGCGCAGAGCTGCTGGGCGACTCGCTCGATCGCAATGCGCGCGCCATCGGCGTCGACCCGGCGCAGCTCGCGCTCACGATACGGACCCTGCACGACGAAGTCCGCATCGTCCGCACCGACATCTCGGAGGAACCATCATGA
- a CDS encoding DUF998 domain-containing protein, with translation MIFAAVAALLWVVRLVMFVALHLVRSDYSPVRHAVSDYAVGRTRTLSSIMTWTTAAAWAALAAAVWSGLPNWSARGGIAAWLLVLAVIFLVLPFVPTTLEGEQATVIGRLHMLAAVSWFAISYSCMSDFVRLAESSVGGVLAFTLIVLSWIALVGLIVLVASLVLPGLRSRTFGISERVFIVAVNLFYLLAAVVLLVAA, from the coding sequence ATGATCTTCGCCGCCGTGGCCGCTCTGCTCTGGGTCGTGCGCCTCGTCATGTTCGTCGCGCTGCACCTGGTGCGCAGCGACTACTCTCCGGTCAGGCATGCGGTCAGCGACTACGCCGTCGGGCGAACTCGCACGCTCAGCTCGATCATGACGTGGACGACAGCCGCGGCATGGGCCGCGCTCGCCGCTGCGGTCTGGTCAGGACTTCCGAACTGGAGCGCTCGAGGCGGCATCGCCGCTTGGCTCCTGGTCCTCGCCGTGATCTTCCTCGTGCTGCCGTTCGTCCCGACGACCTTGGAAGGGGAGCAGGCGACCGTGATCGGGCGGCTGCACATGCTCGCCGCCGTCTCCTGGTTCGCGATCAGCTACTCGTGCATGAGCGACTTCGTGCGCCTTGCCGAGTCGTCGGTCGGAGGAGTGCTCGCGTTCACGCTCATCGTGCTCAGCTGGATCGCACTGGTCGGTCTGATCGTGCTCGTCGCTTCGCTCGTGCTCCCCGGGTTGCGCAGCCGCACTTTCGGCATATCCGAGCGGGTGTTCATCGTCGCGGTGAACCTGTTCTATCTGCTCGCCGCAGTCGTGCTGCTGGTCGCGGCCTGA